The Corylus avellana chromosome ca8, CavTom2PMs-1.0 genome has a segment encoding these proteins:
- the LOC132189205 gene encoding cytoplasmic 60S subunit biogenesis factor REI1 homolog 1: MPGLTCNSCNQEFNDDAEQKLHYKSEWHRYNLKRKVAGVPGVTEALFLARQSALAQEKSQSSETPMLYSCGLCGKGYRSSKAHAQHLNSRSHIMRASQGTNQQEEEKAIIKPLSRRVVNKPPHQRAINNEGSEESEDEWVEVDPEEELVGEATKSLTELNVHELASDNDMDDDDSEEELDPSCCFMCDLEHDTIESCMVHMHKQHGFFIPDVEYLKDPKGLLTYLGLKVKRDYMCLYCNDRCHPFNSLEAVRKHMVAKSHCRVHYGDGDDEEEAELEEFYDYSSSYADGHGKQLVASSDVENNVELGIGGAELIITRRSDEGISTKSLGSREYLRYYRQKPRPSPLNNVAITAALAARYRSMGLATVQSREQMVRMKVMKQMNRSGVEAMRTKIGMKSNVIRNLPKNVTH; encoded by the exons ATGCCTGGGCTAACCTGCAACTCGTGCAACCAAGAGTTCAACGACGATGCGGAGCAAAAGCTACATTACAAGTCTGAATGGCACCGCTACAATCTCAAGCGCAAG gtagcTGGAGTGCCTGGAGTGACTGAAGCATTGTTTCTAGCTAGACAATCTGCGCTTGCTCAAGAGAAAAGCCAGTCAAGTGAAACTCCAATGCTCTACAGTTGTGGTCTTTGTGGGAAAGGATATAGAAGTTCTAAGGCTCATGCTCAGCATCTTAATTCACGAAGTCACATCATGCGGGCTTCTCAAGGAACAAACCAACAAGAAGAGGAGAAGGCAATAATTAAGCCACTTTCCCGACGTGTTGTGAATAAGCCACCCCATCAAAGGGCGATAAACAATGAAGGAAGTGAAGAAAGCGAAGATGAGTGGGTGGAGGTTGATCCCGAAGAAGAGTTGGTTGGTGAGGCCACTAAGTCCTTAACTGAATTGAATGTACATGAGCTTGCCTCTGACAATGATATGGATGATGATGACTCTGAGGAGGAGTTGGATCCATCTTGTTGCTTTATGTGTGATCTAGAGCATGATACCATAGAGAGCTGCATGGTTCACATGCACAAGCAGCATGGGTTCTTCATTCCCGATGTTGAGTATCTAAAGGATCCAAAAGGactccttacttatcttggccTTAAG gTCAAGAGAGATTATATGTGCCTGTACTGCAATGACCGCTGTCACCCTTTTAACAGTTTGGAAGCAGTTAGGAAGCATATGGTGGCAAAGAGTCATTGCAGAGTACATtatggtgatggtgatgatgaggaGGAAGCAGAGTTAGAAGAATTCTATGATTATAGCAGCAG TTATGCGGATGGGCATGGAAAACAGCTGGTTGCTTCAAGTGATGTGGAGAACAATGTAGAACTTGGGATTGGTGGAGCTGAGCTAATCATAACCAGAAGATCTGACGAGGGTATATCAACAAAATCACTTGGCTCCCGGGAATATTTGCGCTACTATCGCCAGAAACCACGACCCTCACCCTTGAACAATGTGGCGATTACTGCAGCTCTTGCCGCAAG GTATAGGAGCATGGGGTTGGCTACTGTGCAGTCGAGAGAACAGATGGTGAGGATGAAAGTGATGAAACAAATGAATAGGTCGGGAGTGGAGGCCATGCGCACCAAGATTGGAATGAAGAGCAATGTCATCCGGAACCTGCCCAAGAATGTCACACACTAG